The genomic interval agatgttgagggactaaattgaaaaatatatttgaaaaatacaaatttttaaatagattattgatatatttattaataaataaaatattttattggtcccaaataaatgtgctagagggagGGTGAATAACATTTTTTGACTTTCACTAAACTTGATTTCAAATTGGGGGCAAATTGAAGGTCAaagatgagaaatttgatgcaagatgaaggaatgatttaagaaagaatgaaaatgaaaaataaaacaaagcaTACAATACTgaaagatttatagtggttcggtcaaagacctacatccactaccttgattgttcaaccaaagattttccaaaccaaatcactataaacggtagaattcccaagcttccaccaagcttttataacggcttttcacaagctcagcaacaacctttaacaatggtttttccaaggatcaactaaaactaaaaactaacttttcctaGGCTAAGTTAAAATCAAGACACCCAatcaagctaacccaagcttgatcaaTCCACTTAGAGTGAttcgcacactctaagtaatcaagAAGAATAGAAATAAAGAGGTAACTATGATTGCTAACCtgatctgaatggtacaagatgGAGTGTTTAACTCTATTACAAGAATTAGAGTGAAGTATAGAAAGTATGTAGAGAGTTTTTGCtattttgagctctttttgatCTCGGAAGCATCTAATCTTGTTCTTAGCAGTTAGGAGTGCCttatatacttgaaaaagCAACTCTGATGGATGTTTGACAGTTTTTGACCGTTGAAAAACAGTTCGGAGtcagttctagccgttaatatGCCTTCTagcattcaaattcaaatattcaGACAAAATACTCTTAGTTGATGAAcatacttcttagtcgattaagtcgtTTCTGTCTTCTGATCCTAGTTTCTAGTagtgagctcttagtcgactaacaatacttcttagtcgattaagtcgtcTCTGTTTTCTGATCTCAGTTTCTAGTAGTGAGCTCTTAATCGACTAACCAtgcttcttggtcgactaagtcttttctgtttATGAACCGGTCATCTccatttttgaattttagttgactaactctcTTAGTTATCCgactaagaggcttctgttttgtgGCTCAATTGTAGCTCCTTATTCTTATaagttttgatattttcttttgagtgattaatttattaatgacttacatttttgtcctgcacactcaagtagtaaATTTAGACAAAATGAGCGAGAATATTTTACtatcattaaaaactaatggagccaacatatttaagtgtaaaagatttatggtgttaatatatatatatatatatatatataaatattttcttacttgattatttgattctaaaatatgtacattaatttatcttttttacaaaaattaagtttgaattcttcttctataacaaaaatttcaaaaaaatttcatacctgaaatcaaatttagatgaataatTTGTGTtacgttaaaataaaataaaataaaaaggactaagtaaattatttttcctctttttataTTAGtgtaaaaatttgaaatttatttaacttagtttttaatttgagctaaactcaaattagcaaaatagattgatttggttttttcttttaaaaaatgaagaactGAGATATGGAGCTagtgataattataaaaataattcattattttaaCTTACTTAATTTGGACATAACAAACCTCTTATTATAACTATAGAATCTAAGCTCCACcttctcaattttttatttatttttttatctttttattttgtttaatatttcaaattgtattttttaagttaaaatttcttaaattaaaaactGCGATTATTATtgataaagttaaatataacTGTAAATATTTgtaccattttattttattaataaattttttgtagattcaaattaataatttaaatttaaatttagcaaaatttgattgtggtatttgaacttaaataaaatcgttttataagaaactttgagtaattttaaataaaaagtaaattggttaagagttgaataatttcaaaataatgagtatttttaaattgtgaaaattgtaactaaattaacatattttgctaatttgagttcaactcaagttaaaaactaagttaaataaatttttaaattttatactattataaacagaagaaaaaagaatatttttagtcattttatattattttattttaacgtaatataaattatttatctaaatttgactttaggtATAAAATTTTCTCGAAATTGTTTTTAtagaaagagaattcaaacttaattatttttgtaaaaaagataaattaatttacatattctagaatcaaataatcaagtaagaaaatatatatatatatatatatattttaacactataattttttacacttaaatatttagcttattaataagtatgTCAATAATCTATTTAACGATTAgtactttaaaatatttttttcgaTTTAGTCTCTCAATatcttaattttgttcaatttagtccatgtactatatatttttattcaatttaatccttaCAACatgacataattttttttaaaattttttttaatttgtcacATGACCCTAACATGTCAACATGTTAATGTCATGTTAGTATTGCCATGTTACTGTATTAGTATCACGTGGCATTACCATATCATCACATTGATGAAATGTGGCATGTCACGTTATTATTTTACAATGCCACGTCATAAAAATATGCTTAATTCAATGCTGACGTAATCTCCTTCAACGATAAAATTAGATGCTGTTAGAAAGagggattaaattaaaataattcttcaaattaagagattaaattatttcaattttgagtAAAGAGActaaattagataaaattagaaagtaCAAGGACTATAAAGGTTTTttgatcatttaaaaaattctgTGACCAAAATGAGACAAATAAAAGTTGGTGGGAGAAAGTggaaaaatattaagtttacGGACTATCACGAATTTTACTTAAAATGTTAGCATTCAACGTTTATAAGAATCCAAACAAGTGAAAGTTCGTGCTAGCCCCCAGACTTGGTGGAGTCTGTGTGAGCCGTGGGATCAGCTTTCCCTGCTGCAGCTGTACAAAGCTTTAATCTGTGGATAAAAGGGCCATCGATCGAATAAGATGAGCTAAATccggaaagagagagaagctgGAGCTGACAAGTATGGCCAGGGCTCGCCTGATTGTATACGATTTTCTTATGTCCTTCATGTGGGTATGGTCTGGTATTTTGGTGAAGATGTTTGTGAGCAAGGCTTTAGGGATGGGTAACCAACCCAAGGCTGAGATCTTGAAGGGTGCTTTCTCCATTATCAACATGTTCTTCTTTGCATTCTTGGGGAAGATTACTAAAGGAGCCGCTTACAATCCTTTAACCGTTTTCTCTTCTGCCGTTTCTGGGGATTTCAGCCACTTTCTTTTCACTGTTGGGGCCAGAATTCCTGCCCAGGTTACCTCTTcgctctttctttctttcttttcatatttagaacaaatttatattatattatatttcttttggaTGATTTTGTAAAGGCCCCACATATTCTTTATAGGTTTTTGTGTGCTGGAAATGTCTTTTTCTCTCACAGCTTTTGATGAGGCCAACTgtgaaaaaattaccattCATTTAATGCTGGATCATATCCATTTTAAatgccaaaagaaaaaaattgtcaaaaatatATTGGGGTTATTATAGGCTTCTATGGCTCAGCTAGGCGCATCAATTTGTGCTTGATGTTTCATCGATCACTATGTAATCATTGGATAAGATTTCCTTAAGAAGCTTGTCTGAAATCTCAACTTAGACACCTCTAGAGCATGATGATACTCTTGTTTGAATTCTCTGCCACTACCATCCATCTCATGCCTGCATCATATTATTTCTTAGTTGCAAACTTGGGACTTTCACATTGCTTTTCCATGAGTAAACTATGTTATGACCTCCATCCATCGTTTGTACATGCCAAACTAACATGGGGTTGGATGTAGTGGACCCTTACATTGCTTTTCCATGAGTCGTGTTCTTTAAATGGTGCCTGTTGAACAGGATTGTATGTTAAAATCAGTTGTCTCGTCAAATGGATGGATGGAAGAAATTAGTAGCAGAAAAGAACTATAGGAATTCTTTTGAATGTGAAGCTGGATTCAATTTGTTGTGGAAAGGTAGGAGAATGTTTTATGGTCATTTTCAATTGTTTGGAGGTCTCTAGATGAAGACTTGAATTATGAGCTCCAGTAGGAAATAAAGTGACCCAGAGAGAAAAAATTGCAATTTCGAGGCTTGCTTTTCATTGGCCTGATAGAGTCCAAAGCAGCCTAAGTAACTATTGGAGGCTTTCTGGTTCTGTAACATCTCCATGATGTTTGAGAGGGCGGAAAAAGATGTGGGTGTATAGCTACATAGTTCTACGTATTTTCATTCTATTAAAGGATTTTTCCTCGGTGTTTGGCTCTGGTTATTGCACTATTCGGTTAGGATAGGCTTTCTGTATGACCTATTACATGGTGAATGCAGGGTCTAGAGAGAAGATCTTTAACtgtagagaaaaaataaatattaaggTTCCATTTGCTTGGTGCTTTTGCTATTTgtttttatgataaaaaagaaaaaaggaaaaaaaataaaaatgaataaaagacTGAAGGCAAAAAGAAAGTAGCAAACACATCAATCAAACAAAGGTTCATACAAAGCATGAgcatagaaaaagaaaattgttgaTATTGCTAAGAAATTGGGTTCATTTCTTGTAGCACTTTCACAAATTCTCTTTGCTTCCTTTTCATTGATGAGCAGAGCTTATAGTTCTCCTAACCTATGATCTAAACatttttagactatgtttTGGATTGATTACATTGTTTTCCAAGGCTATGTGTGATTTCAAATATGCATCTTCCTAAGTGCAAAAACCAATACTAGTTGATTATATGATAGCATCAAAGCAGCTGTtgtttttttcactttttttctttaggtAGAGGTTAATgttatttctattttatgtatcctttttcttctccctttAATTTTCCTTTAGGTAATTGGATCTATTACCGGGGTTAGGCTCATTATTGAGACCTTTCCTGGAATAGGACTTGGGCCTCGTTTGAATGTTGACATCCATCGAGGTGCACTAACGGAAGGATTCTTGACATTTGCAATTGTCATCATCTCACTTGGGCTTGCTAGAAAGATCCCTGGTAGTTTCTTCATGAAGACATGGATTACTAGTGTCTCTAAGTTAGCTCTTCATATTCTTGGCTCTGATCTGACCGGTGGATGTATGAACCCTGCCTCTGTAAGTACCCAAATTCATTAACTGCTTGTACATTTTGCTCCCTGTTTTGTTAGTCCCAATGTGTTGCATAGCATACTTAATTTGATCAAActcttttaaaacttttagGTGATGGGATGGGCATATGCTCGTGGAGATCATATCACGAAGGAGCATATACTTGTATACTGGCTTGCTCCAATAGAGGCAACTTTGTTGGCAGTCTGGACTTTTAGGTTGGTAGTTAAGCCAATAAcagaggagaaagaaaaagtaaaagctAAATCTGAGTGAGTctctttgttttcattttttatatttatttttggaaattcAATTCACTAATATTTGAGTTCAAGAGCAGGCAAATGTTTGTAAAATTCAAGGATTGAAGAAAATTCAATCTGTTTTTGCCTGGATCTCTTTGGTTCAGAAACCTGTTTATAAACagttttacttatttgttttttgtaAAATCTATCTCCTAGTTGATCTTACATGTGCCACATTTCCTGGTAATTGTTAGTTATTGAGTTTGATATATTAATTGTGAAAGTTGTGATGTAAAATAAGCAGAGGAAAGAGATATAAAATAGAGATCTAGAAAGAAAATCATAGACACGGAAAAGCAATTAGGGAGAAGTTGCACATTTATAAAGCTTTTAGCTTTTGCTAATGTGAATGTGATCGATCATTGGTTGTAAATTGAGCATTGGAAGTACTCATTGAGTTTCTATAACATCGAATTTGAGCTTGAGATAACTCATTTTGTAAAAACTCGGTGGAAGCTATTAGTTTCACTGGTTTAGTGAAGTtgcatttgaaaatatttgacAACCACTGTCAAGATAATAAGTGTGGGTTTGGAATAACTGAATCACTATAAATTGCTTCACATTATCCACTTTTCTGTACCATTTATTACTTAACGAAGTAATTGcttattgtttttttatcaTCCTTGAGTTCCTTCTTCATTTGTCtttgaattttataaaactcattaaAGTGCTATTCAGCCACTCTTCAGCATTTCCTAGCTTGGGGAAATTAGATTATAGTAGAGAGGGAGCTTCGTGGGTTTGGCAAAATGGATGCCTAACACCTTCCCCTTACCCCACCGCTAGACCTATCTCTGCTGTGGTCTGATGGTGTACTCGTCCTTTCGAGCTCCGAGATCCTTTAACAAAACTTTATGGTGTATTCTTTTGTATCCTTTGTTTTAGGGTTGAATATGTAAAAAATCGTTATGTGTGAAGTGAAATTCTCGCATATTCTTATGCAAACAatcttcttttctcaaaatccttaaaacatttaatataaatgatcaaattttgcATCTAATTCCTGTGTATGAAAAGGTTGGATTTAATCcatttactattattatttgtaCAAATTCAGAAAAGAACAGCTAAATTGATATATTTCTACTTTAAATACACAATTTGGTAAGCAAGTTTTGAAGGGAAATAAATCTTCAGTATCATAGACTACAGGTTTTATGTGGCTATGTTATATCTAGAAAGTAATTTGCCATTAAAACCAGCAGCATATATACTTGTTTTAGTTGGGATATTATATAGACGAAATTATAAGAAATACCCCTCATCATAAGCttaattcaaaaataacctttattataattttaattgtttttagttaattttagaCATAACTTGACAACAATGTCATTTAAACCATTTCAGATAAAATGGTTTCAGTTTTCTCTATCTTGCTatccaaacaaaaatttcaaaattaaatctcaagTTCTTTGTCTTACCGTCCAGCTCTCCAACGCCATCGTGGTCTATCTGGCCATCCAACTCTCTCTCATTATCTCAAAgagcagagatgacatcaataTATCTGTTTTGAGTTATTGggtttatttgtttatataattacATTAATAGAACCCAAAAGTTGATGGGTAAATTATGTAACTTTGGCAACTTAAACTTAGCTGCAAGGAATGAAATCAATTAGATGTTAGAcattttatgaatattttttaggATTTGCGTCACTAGATATTAGACATTGTGTTACTAGTTGTTATGTGTTGCGCAACTTAAGAATTGCATGACtggtttttaaaaattacgtGACTGGTTTATTTGACATTACATGACTGAATATTAGGCAATGTGTGACTGGATATTAGGCATTGCGAGGCTAGCTTTTAAGAGTTGCGTGACTTGTGCATTGCTTGACTGGATTTTAGGAATTGCTAGACTAATTTGTAAGCATTATGTGactaatttttaatcattttgttGCTTTATCTACCCACTGCTGAAGTTGAATAGATACTAATTCAACCCCCTTAATAACCAATTCTGTAAAATTAGAAGAGAATTAAGAATGCTTAATGACCAATTCAACCCTCTTAATTCCACTTATGTTGGTGCAGAAAACCATCCAAATTCAACTGACATAGAACTTTGAAATTCTCTTTAAAGCACTTATTGCATCGATTTACGGACTAAccatattcataaaaaaacaAGCCCAAAACCATTGAACACTCTTTCCAAGAGTCAGCATTCATGCCTATAAATAGAGGGAATCTTTGTCCATTCCATTCAAAACCGTTTGAATGAAAGTcacaaaatctcaaatttctCATGGCGTCTAAATGTTTTAGTGGGGAAATCGGGAAGGGAGTTGCTTCTGAAAAGGAAGATATTCTTGAATATGTTGCAGCATATATGGGAAAATTGATGGATGTCATTGAGAACATGGAGAAGGATCTGCGTGTTTTGATCGATAAGGTGCTGGTTAGGAAAAAAGTTCTAAAGACAGAAGTTTTGAACAATAACAAGATTCTAgctaaaatttatgaaatagtTGATGAGATTGAGAAGATATAAACCATGGAAGGCATATAATATATGGTTCTTATGTTGTATCATCTGCTTAATTTCAGCTTTATGAATAAAAATCTTGTTTTattattacatattttatataaatagtAACTGCCACTAATTTCTTTTATGCTCAATAACTTGTTTACTAAtcataatttcttaattttctatttatataaGTGAATCAAAGGTGTGATGACAATAGTTggaatattatataattttttaggcATTATGTGACTAGGTATTAGGTATTGTGTGAATGGATATTAAGCATTCCATGATAGGTTGGTATATATTCTGTACTGGTTGTTATGTATTGTGTGACTAGTTTTAGGTATTATGTGACCGAT from Theobroma cacao cultivar B97-61/B2 chromosome 5, Criollo_cocoa_genome_V2, whole genome shotgun sequence carries:
- the LOC18598687 gene encoding probable aquaporin SIP2-1 translates to MARARLIVYDFLMSFMWVWSGILVKMFVSKALGMGNQPKAEILKGAFSIINMFFFAFLGKITKGAAYNPLTVFSSAVSGDFSHFLFTVGARIPAQVIGSITGVRLIIETFPGIGLGPRLNVDIHRGALTEGFLTFAIVIISLGLARKIPGSFFMKTWITSVSKLALHILGSDLTGGCMNPASVMGWAYARGDHITKEHILVYWLAPIEATLLAVWTFRLVVKPITEEKEKVKAKSE